Part of the Niallia alba genome is shown below.
TACTACTCCCCATGCTATTGATGGCGGTCATTTTTTATATACTTTTGCTGGTGTGGCTGCAGAAGTAGAAGTAGATCTATTAACAGGCAGAGTGGCAGTTACGAAAATGGACCATGTTATTTCAGCAGGACCCGTTGTCAATCCAATGGGCTATTTAGGGCAAATTGAAGGTGGAGCAAATATGGGGCTGGGATTCACACTCATGGAAGATGCTGTCATGGAAAATGGACGATATATGACAGAAAACCTAGACACTTATCTAATCCCAACGATTTTAGATATCCCAAAGGAAACAAATGTCTTTGCAATTGAAGGATTAGTTAACGGTGACACATATGGACCAAGAGGCGTAGGAGAAATAGGGACTGTTGCAGTTGCACCAGCTATTGTTTCCGCTATTCATGATGCTACAGGACTTTGGTTGAATCGATTGCCTGTGCAACCAGATGAGATTTTAAAAGCAATCGAACAAAAGGCTTTAATAGGTTAGGAGGAGTAAGATGGATACAAATAAAATAACCGAAAAAACAACAAGCTTTAAAATCAATGGAAAACTAATAGAGTTAACACTCCCTCCAACTTTTCGTCTAGTCGATATTCTTCGTGATTGTTTAGCGCTAACAGGAACGAAAATAGCATGTGAAGTAGGCAGATGTGGAGCTTGTTCTGTTATTATGAACGGAAAATTAGTTAATTCCTGCTTAATAATGGCTTATCAGATAGAAGATGCGGAAATTTTCTCGATTGAAAGTTTAGCAGAAGATAGGCTACATCCTATTCAAGAGGCGTTTTTACAAGCTGGAGCCCTTCAATGTGGTTATTGCACCCCTGGGATGGTTATGGCGTTAAAAAGTTTGCTAGATGAGAAAGAGCAACCAACAAAGGAGGAAGTCCTTACAGCATTATCCGGAAATCTTTGTCGATGTACAGGATACGAAGGAATTCTGCGAGCAGTCGATTTATTAACACAAAAGAATTAATCAACCGATAGTGGAAGGAATGGAGATATGTATTCAATAGCAGCAATAAATAAAATGAATCGTCAAGAATTTATCGAAAAAATTGGTTGGGTGTTTGAACATAGTCCTTGGATTGCAAATAAAACTTGGGATTATCGCCCTTTTCCGAACTTAAATACGCTTCATCAATTAATGGTACAGGCAGTAACAGAGGCACCGATCGGTGATCAGTTGGAATTAATTCGAGCACATCCAGATTTAGGAGGGAAATTGAAGATGACCGATTCTTCTGTTAAAGAACAAATAGGAGCAGGACTTGATTCTCTTTCAGAAGAAGAATATAAAGAATTTGCTTCATTAAATAAATCCTATGCTAATAAATTCGGTTTTCCCTTTATCCTAGCTGTAAAGGGACATACAAAGGAAACGATTTACCAGTCGATGAAGAATAGGATTAACCATACAAAAGAAGAA
Proteins encoded:
- a CDS encoding (2Fe-2S)-binding protein yields the protein MDTNKITEKTTSFKINGKLIELTLPPTFRLVDILRDCLALTGTKIACEVGRCGACSVIMNGKLVNSCLIMAYQIEDAEIFSIESLAEDRLHPIQEAFLQAGALQCGYCTPGMVMALKSLLDEKEQPTKEEVLTALSGNLCRCTGYEGILRAVDLLTQKN
- the uraD gene encoding 2-oxo-4-hydroxy-4-carboxy-5-ureidoimidazoline decarboxylase; amino-acid sequence: MYSIAAINKMNRQEFIEKIGWVFEHSPWIANKTWDYRPFPNLNTLHQLMVQAVTEAPIGDQLELIRAHPDLGGKLKMTDSSVKEQIGAGLDSLSEEEYKEFASLNKSYANKFGFPFILAVKGHTKETIYQSMKNRINHTKEEEFQTALTQIFAIAKFRLDDIVKLQTEERGA